One window of the Xiphophorus couchianus chromosome 12, X_couchianus-1.0, whole genome shotgun sequence genome contains the following:
- the tut7 gene encoding terminal uridylyltransferase 7 has protein sequence MENSSKPYRSKQKSREKGATASGKGENWKMQDQIRGHNSRSEGGQHGKKSQGGPYNASPKKGGLGPLGYSPGGFKGGQSPSQRDDLRWCSVNDFSQEEIWRGHSQQHDWRRRNLGESSNEYGMREDTDDIAYKPGRRRRNRNKKKALGEECKGLEMEEARVSVQDLQNTRQAEKRLKRDEIYPLRKNSHGNPGALYTCALCDIPLESIPHAFKHIRDKRHKKRAREKQEQLMLTEILPPGPEHISAVTAALKAVVQEHGMNDQDVLKRESVVSVMQDFLLSSLPEIQLRLYGSSCTKFGFKDSDVNIDIKYPPHMHQPAVLLVVKEALSASPFFLNVEADFHTRVPVVICKERKSGLICKVSAGNENAFQTTSYLSTLANMEHLLLPLVLGLRHWAQICEIDRPEEGGLPPYVFALMVIFYLQKRKEPLLPTYLNQGIKVFSMSRLSAFNLTHTDEEYVHWTYNVPSSKESSQPAESSTMKGKVPLVFQSPHLPVEVGLLWIEMLRFYSLEFIMADNVIGVRTNTVLSREMKDWPKKRIAIEDPFAVKRNVARTVNSQQMFDYILHCLKTTYKYFALPLNTSAANHRDEAKQGLNEGASGLSDFSQLSLQSPSQTQGADDGPDDSDCIIEEEEEVEECSDSDEEQEKEKADLGKSSFSEDEEDEEEQDEDLDVDRQHLDSLTTEDEDIFPVDEISGEELLSDEEPQDLDTPGSLDEEEEEELVHVRLSPSISKTKNESTKIPNQQQSQCAYEFTKQAFTKGKSHMVVCSLCKRDGHLKKDCPEDFKKVELDPLPPLTPDFLCVLNRVCEQCYSDFAPDDLENGVRELILQDLESFVRRQFAGARLQLFGSSKNGFGFRQSDLDICMVLEGKETMDDVDCINIIKGLARQLKKHPGLRNILPITTAKVPIVKFYHLRTGLEGDISLYNTLALHNTRLLASYAAIDRRVKILCYIMKVFAKMCDIGDASRGSLSSYAYTLMVLFFLQQRNPPVIPVLQEIYGGKTKPEVLVDGWNVYFFDDLKTLPCHWPLYGQNTESVGELWLGLLRFYTEDFDFREHVVCIRQHTRLTTFNKQWTSKYIVIEDPFDLNHNLGAGLSRRMTNFIMKAFINGRRVFGTPMKGLPPEYPSEMEYFFDPEVLTEGEVAPNDRCCRVCGKIGHFLKDCPMRNKPKHRRESENRSEHFHDSAEEFMDPVRYRNEHWKKRDALDMRCCFLCGSSTHIKKDCHLYRSPAGNVKMENLPSSSLSHLKSLREKEKQGLSAQEERRRKQQNVILSPQAGSLARRNLGRSGPRKNPEE, from the exons ATGGAAAACTCGAGCAAACCCTATAGGTCTAAACAAAAAAGCAGGGAGAAGGGAGCTACAGCATCAGGCAAGGGAGAAAATTGGAAAATGCAGGACCAGATTCGTGGACATAACTCACGATCGGAGGGAGGTCAGCACGGCAAGAAGAGCCAGGGTGGTCCCTACAATGCAAGTCCCAAGAAGGGAGGCCTGGGACCCCTGGGCTACTCGCCTGGTGGATTCAAAGGTGGTCAGAGTCCCTCTCAGAGAGACGACCTCCGATGGTGTTCAGTGAACGATTTCAGTCAAGAAGAAATTTGGAGAGGACATTCGCAGCAGCACGACTGGAGGAGGAGAAACCTGGGAGAAAGTTCAAATGAGTACGGAATGAGAGAGGACACAGATGACATCGCTTATAAACCTG GAAGAAGAcggagaaacagaaacaagaagaaagccTTGGGTGAAGAGTGTAAGGGCCTTGAAatggaggaagccagagtatcAGTTCAAGACCTCCAAAACACACGCCAAGCAGAGAAAAGACTAAAGAGAGATGAGATATACCCACTAAGGAAG aattcCCATGGCAATCCTGGTGCACTTTACACCTGCGCTTTGTGTGATATTCCCCTTGAATCTATACCTCATGCCTTCAAACACATCAGAGACAAACGGCACAAGAAGAGGGCTCGg GAGAAACAGGAGCAGTTGATGCTAACTGAGATCCTGCCTCCTGGTCCAGAGCACATCAGTGCAGTGACTGCAGCTCTAAAGGCAGTTGTCCAGGAGCATGGGATGAATGACCAGGATGTTTTGAAGAGAGAGAGTGTTGTTTCCGTCATGCAAGACTTTCTACTGTCCAGCCTGccag AAATACAGCTCAGGCTTTATGGCTCATCTTGCACaaagtttggatttaaagacTCTGATGTCAACATTGACATTAAGTACCCACCTCAC ATGCATCAGCCAGCTGTCTTGTTGGTGGTTAAGGAGGCCCTCTCTGCGAGTC ctttttttctcaaTGTGGAAGCAGACTTTCATACCagggtgcctgtggtcatctgtaaagaaagaaagag TGGCTTAATCTGCAAAGTGAGCGCTGGGAATGAAAATGCTTTCCAGACCACATCCTACTTGTCTACTCTTGCCAACATGGAACATCTTCTCCTCCCTCTGGTCTTGGGCCTCAGACACTGGGCACAG ATCTGTGAAATCGACCGTCCAGAGGAAGGAGGGTTGCCTCCATATGTGTTTGCCCTCATGGTTATCTTCTACTTACAGAAGCGTAAAGAGCCTCTCTTACCGACTTATCTGAACCAGggg ATTAAGGTGTTTTCAATGAGTAGGCTTTCAGCCTTCAACCTCACACATACTGATGAAGAGTATGTTCACTGGACCTACAATGTCCCTTCCTCCAAAGAATCCTCCCAGCCAGCAGAGAGCTCCACCATGAAGGGGAAG GTACCACTGGTGTTCCAGAGTCCCCATCTACCGGTGGAGGTTGGGCTCCTCTGGATAGAAATGCTTCGCTTCTACTCACTGGAGTTCATCATGGCCGACAACGTGATCGGTGTGCGAACCAACACTGTCCTCTCTCGAGAGATGAAAGACTGGCCGAAGAAACGCATTGCTATCGAGG ACCCGTTTGCTGTAAAGAGAAACGTGGCCCGCACTGTGAACAGCCAGCAAATGTTTGACTACATCCTCCACTGCCTCAAGACTACATACAAGTACTTTGCTCTTCCGCTCAATACGTCTGCTGCTAACCACAGAGACGAAGCCAAGCAGGGCCTGAATGAAGGAGCCAGTGGCCTGTCTGATTTCAGTCAGCTCTCCCTTCAGTCCCCCAGTCAGACTCAGGGTGCAGATGACGGCCCGGATGACTCTGACTGCATCattgaagaagaggaagaagttGAGGAATGTAGCGACTCCGACGAAGAGCAAGAGAAGGAAAAGGCCGACCTGGGCAAGAGTAGTTTCtcagaggatgaggaggatgaggaagagcaGGATGAGGATCTTGACGTTGATCGACAGCATTTGGACAGCTTAACAACAGAGGACGAGGACATTTTCCCTGTGGATGAGATCTCAGGAGAGGAACTTCTCTCCGATGAGGAGCCTCAGGATTTGGACACACCTGGTTCTCtggatgaagaagaggaagaggagctggtACATGTCAGGCTTTCACCTTCAatcagtaaaactaaaaatgaaagcaCCAAAATTCCAAACCAACAGCAAAGCCAATGTGCTTATGAGTTCACCAAGCAAGCTTTTACCAAAGGAAAG TCACACATGGTGGTGTGCAGCTTGTGCAAACGTGATGGACATCTAAAGAAAGACTGCCCGGAGGATTTTAAGAAGGTGGAGCTGGATCCGCTGCCTCCGCTAACGCCGGACTTTCTCTGTGTCCTTAACAGAGTCTGTGAGCAATGCTACT ctGATTTTGCCCCTGATGACCTGGAAAATGGTGTAAGAGAGCTCATCCTTCAAGACTTGGAGAGCTTTGTTAGACGACAGTTTGCTG GGGCTCGACTACAGTTGTTTGGCTCATCCAAAAATGGCTTTGGCTTCAGGCAGAGTGATCTTGATATCTGCATGGTTTTGGAGGGAAAGGAAACGATGGAT GATGTTGACTGTATCAATATCATTAAAGGCCTGGCAAGACAGCTGAAGAAACACCCAG GTCTTAGGAATATTCTTCCCATCACCACAGCTAAAGTACCCATTGTTAAGTTTTACCATCTTCGCACTGGATTGGAGGGAGACATCAGCCTCTACAACACACTG gcCTTGCATAACACACGTCTGCTAGCATCATATGCTGCAATAGACAGAAGAGTGAAGATCCTCTGTTATATTATGAAGGTTTTTGCAAAG ATGTGCGATATTGGAGATGCTTCCCGTGGCAGCCTCTCATCCTACGCCTACACTCTCATGGTCCTGTTCTTCCTTCAGCAGAGAAACCCACCAGTCATCCCTGTGCTACAAGAG aTTTATGGTGGAAAAACGAAGCCGGAAGTTCTTGTTGATGGCTGGAACGTCTATTTctttgatgatttaaaaacactG CCTTGTCACTGGCCACTGTATGGACAGAACACTGAGTCTGTGGGGGAGCTCTGGCTCGGTCTGCTCCGCTTCTACACAGAGGACTTTGACTTCAGAGAGCATGTTGTTTGTATCCGACAGCATACCCGCCTCACCACGTTCAACAAACAGTGGACTTCCAAGTACATTGTCATTGAAG ATCCTTTTGACCTGAATCATAATTTGGGTGCTGGTCTCTCCAGGAGAA TGACAAACTTTATCATGAAGGCGTTCATCAATGGAAGAAGAGTGTTTGGTACACCCATGAAAGGTTTACCACCAGAGTATCCCAGTGAAATG GAGTATTTCTTTGACCCTGAAGTTCTGACCGAGGGAGAAGTTGCACCAAACGATCGCTGCTGCCGCGTCTGTGGAAAGATCGGACACTTTTTGAAAGACTGCCCCATGCGCAACAA ACCCAAGCACAGGCGGGAATCAGAGAACAGGTCAGAGCACTTTCACGATTCAGCAGAGGAGTTCATGGATCCAGTCAGGTATAGGAATGAACACTGGAAGAAACGAGATGCACTGGACATGCgctgctgcttcctgtgtgGATCAAGCACCCACATCAAGAAGGACTGTCACCTTTACAGAAGCCCCGCAG GTAATGTGAAAATGGAGAACCTTCCGTCCTCCTCATTAAGCCACCTTAAAAGTCTGCGAGAGAAGGAGAAACAG GGCTTATCTGCAcaagaagaaaggagaagaaagcaACAGAATGTAATTCTAAGTCCCCAAGCAG GTAGCTTAGCTCGTCGAAATTTAGGTCGTTCTGGTCCAAGGAAAAACCCAGAGGAGTGA
- the ccno gene encoding cyclin-O codes for MVSFRKDDSVCDTFCKRRLTPPRQTARHRKQRLVSKLGDSGFEDDLVSSPIPPRCRMNAFQLESEEPESADGQLSHWYLQYGDVGFRIQREKESQFHPCQSLARQPQLTADARCKLVSWLIPVHKHFRLSFECCCLTVNIMDRFLASTPVATDCFQLLGVTALLLASKQVEVRSPSVSYLLSLCCDTFTKEQFCNLECLVLLRLNFRLASPTLAFFLDYFSNLVKAAQFVIENNSSDGFSGVGSEIAKIRKCSELAQKVCELTLADYAFNKYPPSLIACCALRLACELLRTEHCFADQAVVELVENPWECFRGDQCMQPVCIQSCESSTFSPGQCLTVEATPDQDCSLVQECKDNLKMLVSLNQETLKVMPLK; via the exons ATGGTGTCATTTAGAAAGGACGATTCAGTTTGCGatacattttgtaaaagaagACTCACGCCGCCTCGGCAGACTGCTCGGCACAGAAAGCAGAGACTTGTGTCCAAACTGGGTGACTCTGGATTCGAGGACGATCTGGTTTCCTCTCCCATTCCGCCCCGTTGTCGGATGAATGCATTCCAACTGGAGTCAGAAGAACCAGAGTCCGCTGATGGACAGCTGTCCCACTGGTACCTTCAGTACGGAGACGTCGGTTTCAGGATCCAAAGGGAGAAAGAGTCGCAGTTTCATCCCTGCCAAAGCCTGGCACGTCAACCACAA CTGACTGCAGATGCACGCTGTAAGCTGGTGAGCTGGCTCATCCCCGTCCATAAACACTTCCGTCTGTCCTTCGAGTGCTGCTGTCTGACAGTGAACATCATGGACAGGTTCCTGGCGTCCACTCCAGTGGCCACAGACTGCTTCCAGCTCCTGGGTGTCACTGCACTCCTCTTAGCCAGTAAACAG GTGGAGGTGCGCTCTCCATCGGTCAGCTATCTCTTGTCTCTGTGCTGTGATACTTTCACCAAGGAGCAGTTCTGCAACCTGGAGTGCCTCGTCCTGCTCCGCCTTAACTTTCGCCTCGCCTCGCCCACCCTGGCCTTCTTCCTGGATTACTTCAGCAATCTCGTCAAGGCTGCCCAGTTTGTGATTGAGAACAACAGCAGTGACGGGTTTTCAGGAGTGGGTTCAGAGATAGCAAAGATCAGAAAGTGCAGTGAGCTTGCACAAAAAGTATGTGAGTTGACTCTAGCAGACTATGCTTTCAATAAATACCCACCATCTCTGATTGCTTGCTGTGCCCTGAGACTTGCATGTGAATTACTGAGAACCGAACACTGCTTTGCAGATCAGGCAGTCGTAGAGTTGGTGGAAAACCCATGGGAATGTTTCAGAGGAGACCAATGTATGCAGCCGGTTTGTATCCAGTCATGTGAAAGCTCTACCTTTAGTCCTGGGCAGTGTTTGACAGTGGAGGCGACTCCAGATCAGGACTGCAGTCTGGTGCAGGAATGCAAAGACAACCTAAAGATGTTGGTGTCACTGAATCAGGAGACTCTAAAAGTGAtgccattaaaataa